A window from Streptomyces sp. NBC_00299 encodes these proteins:
- a CDS encoding substrate-binding domain-containing protein: MSEQVEQWIAILSLGFPIAAFLWEFAIVGRKRLGYRVQMDTLAADDTQSEHAEILEQLQRDGHRLKDPSFVLLRIENAGSAPIEASDYLTDENDPSGIWVTFRRRQVAGLVVTELSQRELRRFFRRGAPGFGFRNNPARREGVIELPKVKLPRGAEYKVLVILESWQGDDSADPFPKPDIVGAVGADRRWFDPLVKVFRFKLARTESHLFASRPAWFAIAFLTAAVALQAFFTLFLREERRPPLDCVGGTLRLHGSTAFAPAVRAAAEDYLKRCDGAGVSIPLADDTFKGSTDGVTDLDQAGKNARIQVGDGLADHIAFTDGLASDGHPRLVPKPVAFSVFTLVVNKDAGVENLRLAQIRDLFAGRVTNWSQVGGNDVPVHLINRDPGSGTRSTLVAKVLDGREPPQFTVTDCAALKSGRYGRCEVTSTDTMLNTSASTPGAIGYSEATGVAGYKAADRLVKLKIDGREPTAEGVEDTNYPYWQTEFAYTYGEAPAGSVAAAFLNFLTQQSGRDILHEHGHGLCSEAQDAGECRPV; the protein is encoded by the coding sequence GTGAGCGAGCAGGTCGAGCAGTGGATCGCCATTCTGAGTCTCGGGTTTCCCATCGCGGCCTTCCTGTGGGAGTTCGCCATCGTCGGCCGCAAGCGGCTCGGCTACCGGGTGCAGATGGACACCCTCGCCGCGGACGACACGCAGTCCGAGCACGCCGAGATCCTGGAGCAGTTGCAGCGCGACGGCCACCGGCTGAAGGACCCCTCGTTCGTGCTGCTGCGCATCGAGAACGCCGGGTCCGCCCCCATCGAGGCCAGTGACTACCTGACCGACGAGAACGACCCCAGCGGCATATGGGTCACCTTCCGCCGCCGGCAGGTCGCGGGGCTGGTGGTCACCGAGCTGAGCCAGCGCGAGCTGCGCCGCTTCTTCCGGCGCGGGGCCCCGGGCTTCGGCTTCCGCAACAACCCGGCCAGGCGCGAGGGCGTCATCGAACTGCCGAAGGTCAAGCTGCCCCGGGGCGCCGAGTACAAGGTGCTGGTGATCCTGGAGAGCTGGCAGGGCGACGACAGCGCCGACCCCTTCCCCAAGCCGGACATCGTCGGCGCCGTCGGCGCCGACCGGCGCTGGTTCGACCCGCTGGTGAAGGTGTTCCGGTTCAAGCTGGCCAGGACCGAGAGCCATCTGTTCGCCTCCCGGCCGGCCTGGTTCGCCATCGCGTTCCTGACGGCGGCGGTGGCCCTCCAGGCGTTCTTCACGCTGTTCCTGCGCGAGGAGCGCAGGCCTCCGCTGGACTGCGTCGGCGGCACCCTCCGCCTGCACGGCTCCACCGCCTTCGCGCCCGCCGTGCGGGCCGCCGCCGAGGACTATCTCAAGCGGTGCGACGGGGCGGGCGTGTCGATTCCGCTCGCCGACGACACCTTCAAGGGCAGCACCGACGGTGTGACCGACCTGGACCAGGCCGGCAAGAACGCCAGGATCCAGGTCGGCGACGGCCTCGCCGACCACATCGCGTTCACCGACGGGCTCGCCTCCGACGGCCACCCCCGGCTGGTCCCCAAGCCGGTCGCCTTCTCCGTGTTCACCCTCGTCGTCAACAAGGACGCGGGCGTGGAGAACCTGCGGCTGGCCCAGATCCGCGACCTCTTCGCCGGCCGGGTGACGAACTGGTCCCAGGTCGGCGGCAACGACGTCCCCGTCCACCTGATCAACCGCGACCCCGGCTCCGGCACCCGCAGCACCCTCGTCGCCAAGGTCCTGGACGGCCGGGAACCGCCCCAGTTCACCGTGACGGACTGCGCGGCCCTGAAGTCCGGCCGGTACGGCCGCTGCGAGGTCACCAGCACCGACACCATGCTGAACACCAGTGCCTCGACGCCCGGCGCCATCGGCTACAGCGAGGCCACGGGAGTCGCCGGCTACAAGGCCGCCGACCGGCTCGTCAAGCTGAAGATCGACGGCCGGGAACCCACGGCGGAAGGCGTCGAGGACACCAACTACCCCTACTGGCAGACCGAGTTCGCCTACACCTACGGCGAGGCGCCGGCCGGCTCCGTCGCGGCGGCCTTCCTGAACTTCCTCACCCAGCAGAGCGGCCGCGACATCCTGCACGAACACGGCCACGGCCTGTGCTCCGAGGCGCAGGACGCGGGGGAGTGCCGGCCGGTCTGA
- a CDS encoding HAD family hydrolase, whose protein sequence is MAHMASSTPPPLTVGFDLDMTLIDSRPGIHACYTALAERTGTYIDADLAITRLGPPLAEELVNWFPAEQVPAIADQYRAMYPTIAIAATPALPGAREAIAAVRAAGGRAIVVTAKYEPNAKLHLEHLGIEPDAVIGNLWAEQKAVALREHDAGVYVGDHEGDVRAARAADALSVTVATGPFSTEQLGALGADVVLTDLTEFPGWLARYLEAPRA, encoded by the coding sequence ATGGCGCATATGGCCTCCTCGACCCCGCCCCCGCTCACCGTCGGCTTCGACCTCGACATGACCCTGATCGACTCCCGCCCCGGCATCCACGCCTGCTACACGGCGCTGGCCGAGCGCACGGGGACGTACATAGACGCCGACCTGGCGATCACACGGCTCGGGCCGCCGCTGGCGGAGGAGTTGGTCAACTGGTTCCCGGCGGAGCAGGTTCCGGCCATCGCCGACCAGTACCGCGCGATGTACCCGACGATCGCGATCGCCGCGACCCCCGCCCTGCCGGGCGCCCGTGAGGCGATCGCCGCCGTACGGGCCGCGGGCGGGCGCGCGATCGTCGTCACCGCCAAGTACGAGCCGAACGCCAAGCTGCACCTGGAGCACCTCGGCATCGAGCCGGACGCGGTGATCGGCAACCTCTGGGCCGAGCAGAAGGCGGTGGCCCTGCGCGAGCACGACGCGGGCGTCTATGTCGGCGACCACGAGGGCGACGTCCGCGCCGCCCGCGCGGCCGACGCCCTGTCCGTCACGGTGGCGACGGGGCCGTTCAGCACGGAACAGCTGGGCGCGCTCGGCGCGGACGTGGTCCTCACGGACCTGACGGAGTTCCCCGGCTGGCTCGCCCGCTACCTCGAAGCGCCCCGCGCCTGA
- a CDS encoding cold-shock protein has product MPTGKVKWFNSEKGFGFLSRDDGGDVFVHSSVLPAGVDVLKPGQRVEFGVVAGQRGDQALSVTILDPTPSVAAAQRKKPDELASIVQDLTTLLENITPMLERGRYPEKTAGKKIAGLLRAVADQLDV; this is encoded by the coding sequence GTGCCTACCGGCAAGGTCAAGTGGTTCAACAGCGAGAAGGGCTTCGGCTTTCTCTCCCGCGACGACGGCGGTGACGTCTTCGTCCATTCCTCGGTCCTCCCCGCCGGAGTCGACGTACTCAAGCCGGGACAGCGAGTCGAGTTCGGGGTGGTCGCCGGTCAGCGCGGTGACCAGGCCCTCTCGGTCACCATCCTCGACCCGACCCCCTCCGTGGCGGCGGCCCAGCGCAAGAAGCCGGACGAACTGGCGTCCATCGTCCAGGATTTGACGACCCTCCTGGAGAACATCACGCCGATGCTGGAGCGGGGCCGCTATCCCGAGAAGACCGCCGGCAAGAAGATCGCCGGCCTCCTCCGCGCGGTGGCGGACCAGCTCGACGTATAG